The following proteins come from a genomic window of Streptococcus oralis:
- the deoC gene encoding deoxyribose-phosphate aldolase, translating to MKLNKYIDHTLLKQDASQEQIDRLLSEAREYDFASVCVNPTWVKHAKTGLEGSDVKVCTVVGFPLGATTSAVKAFETKEAVQNGADEIDMVINVGALKSGNLDLVESDIRAVVEASGDKLVKVIIEACLLTDDEKVVACELSQKAGADFVKTSTGFSTGGATIEDVQLMRETVGPDMGVKAAGGARSYADAVAFVEAGATRIGTSAGVTILKGELADGDY from the coding sequence ATGAAATTAAATAAATATATCGATCATACGCTTTTAAAGCAAGATGCAAGTCAAGAACAAATTGATCGTTTGCTATCTGAAGCGCGTGAGTATGACTTTGCCAGCGTTTGTGTCAATCCCACATGGGTGAAACATGCGAAAACAGGGCTTGAAGGCTCAGATGTAAAGGTTTGTACAGTAGTAGGTTTTCCTTTGGGAGCAACAACTTCAGCTGTGAAAGCTTTTGAAACAAAAGAAGCTGTCCAAAACGGTGCGGATGAGATTGATATGGTTATCAATGTTGGTGCCCTCAAATCAGGCAATCTGGATTTGGTTGAATCGGACATCCGTGCTGTCGTAGAAGCAAGTGGTGACAAGTTGGTTAAGGTCATTATTGAAGCTTGCTTGTTGACAGACGATGAAAAGGTTGTGGCCTGCGAATTATCCCAGAAAGCAGGCGCTGACTTTGTCAAAACATCAACTGGATTTTCAACTGGTGGTGCCACTATTGAGGATGTTCAGTTGATGCGTGAAACAGTCGGGCCAGATATGGGAGTTAAGGCAGCTGGTGGAGCTCGTTCATATGCAGATGCTGTCGCTTTTGTGGAAGCAGGCGCTACCCGTATCGGAACATCTGCTGGTGTAACAATCTTAAAAGGAGAATTGGCAGATGGCGACTACTGA